One genomic window of Arthrobacter caoxuetaonis includes the following:
- a CDS encoding DUF6993 domain-containing protein translates to MTAANHGPAAGPDGARGTKQRRSASATVLAAVTLVGLILTVGGCSAPATAPAEEPQSSAAPEAPAVSEPAEGAPAEAEAVRLELTALAAEVPAPSRDEVRAAYAAAGFSPDVVEVSQDSTPTGLAVDSIVSAAAVGQDCVLAEIRSGTATVTVVPALANGACLLGDDR, encoded by the coding sequence ATGACCGCAGCTAATCACGGACCGGCAGCTGGCCCGGACGGTGCCCGGGGGACGAAGCAGCGACGTTCTGCTTCCGCAACCGTGCTCGCAGCAGTGACCCTCGTGGGACTGATCCTGACCGTAGGCGGCTGCAGCGCACCTGCAACCGCGCCTGCCGAGGAACCCCAGTCCTCGGCAGCGCCGGAGGCGCCGGCCGTTTCCGAGCCGGCGGAAGGTGCTCCCGCAGAGGCAGAAGCCGTCCGCCTGGAGCTCACCGCGCTGGCTGCAGAGGTTCCTGCGCCGTCCCGGGACGAAGTGCGGGCAGCCTACGCTGCCGCCGGATTCAGCCCGGACGTCGTCGAAGTCTCGCAGGACTCCACGCCCACTGGACTGGCTGTTGATTCGATTGTTTCCGCCGCGGCGGTGGGGCAGGACTGCGTACTGGCAGAGATTCGAAGCGGGACCGCCACCGTGACCGTTGTGCCTGCGCTGGCCAATGGTGCCTGCCTGCTCGGTGATGACCGCTGA